A region of Leclercia adecarboxylata DNA encodes the following proteins:
- a CDS encoding sensor domain-containing diguanylate cyclase, with protein MSDIILARVSETLSTEQSLESLVRQLLEMLEVVTDMESTYLTKIDINARLQHILYARNSKQMHIPEGLSVPWDETLCKRAIDSDCFYSDSVPERFADCDAAKALGITTYMSIPIHLTDGSLYGTLCATSTRKQELSERGEHVLKLFAGLIAQYIEKESLVNQLREANAALIAYSYTDALTGLPNRRAIFDNLTTLFSLARHLNRNAIIAYIDLDDFKLINDRFGHEAGDRFLVEVGKRLNDGRDDDDIVGRLGGDEFLVACLSQNRDTGEQIPLTVMNTQLSAQIAGEYWLGDVHIVYPGASIGVIEVDPAQLDADSALRAADAAMYSDKKGKIKTPFLNID; from the coding sequence ATGTCGGATATTATTCTTGCCCGTGTTTCAGAAACGCTCAGCACTGAGCAATCACTTGAAAGCCTGGTGCGTCAGCTGCTCGAAATGCTGGAGGTGGTGACGGATATGGAGTCCACCTACCTCACCAAAATTGATATCAACGCCCGTCTGCAGCACATTCTCTACGCCAGAAACAGCAAGCAGATGCACATTCCGGAAGGGCTAAGCGTTCCCTGGGACGAGACGCTGTGTAAACGGGCGATCGATTCCGACTGCTTCTACAGCGATAGCGTTCCCGAACGTTTTGCCGACTGCGACGCCGCAAAAGCGCTGGGTATTACCACCTATATGAGCATTCCCATTCATCTGACCGATGGTTCGCTCTACGGCACCCTGTGCGCCACCAGCACCCGCAAACAGGAGTTGAGCGAACGCGGTGAGCATGTCTTAAAGCTCTTCGCCGGACTCATCGCCCAGTACATTGAGAAAGAGTCGCTGGTGAATCAGCTGCGTGAAGCGAACGCCGCCCTGATTGCGTACTCCTATACCGATGCCCTTACCGGGCTGCCTAACCGCCGCGCCATCTTTGACAATCTCACCACCCTCTTTTCGCTGGCGCGCCATCTGAACCGTAACGCCATCATCGCGTACATCGATCTGGATGATTTTAAGCTCATCAACGATCGCTTTGGTCACGAGGCGGGCGACCGCTTTCTGGTTGAGGTGGGTAAACGGCTGAACGACGGACGCGACGACGATGATATCGTCGGCAGGCTGGGCGGGGATGAATTCCTGGTGGCCTGTCTGAGTCAGAACCGCGACACCGGGGAGCAGATCCCATTAACGGTAATGAATACGCAGCTGAGCGCGCAGATTGCCGGTGAATACTGGCTCGGGGATGTGCATATCGTTTATCCGGGCGCAAGTATTGGCGTGATTGAGGTGGATCCGGCCCAACTGGATGCCGACAGCGCCCTGCGGGCAGCCGATGCGGCCATGTACAGCGATAAAAAAGGGAAAATAAAAACGCCCTTTCTCAATATCGATTAA
- the yncL gene encoding stress response membrane protein YncL, with the protein MWAFFCPSFCHLTFWILLLRLLTQSQNSLNGIDNMNVSSRFVICINLVCASSLLLILSDKFNWF; encoded by the coding sequence ATGTGGGCTTTTTTTTGTCCCTCATTCTGCCATTTGACGTTCTGGATTTTGCTATTACGCTTATTAACACAATCCCAGAACAGCCTTAATGGTATTGATAACATGAATGTTTCCAGCAGATTCGTGATTTGTATTAACCTTGTTTGTGCCAGTTCGTTGTTACTGATACTCTCTGACAAATTTAACTGGTTTTAA
- the yoaJ gene encoding protein YoaJ — MRKTTIIMLIVAIVAVAGSQLGWW; from the coding sequence ATGAGAAAAACGACGATTATTATGCTGATTGTCGCCATTGTGGCCGTTGCCGGTAGCCAGCTAGGCTGGTGGTAA
- a CDS encoding CynX/NimT family MFS transporter has product MTLALSATGKQRALLIAGILLIATSLRVTFTGAAPLLDAIRTDYALTTAQTGLLTTLPLLAFALISPLAAGLARRIGMERSLFIALLLIIAGIALRSLPSAALLFGGTAVIGCGIALGNVLLPGLIKRDFPGQVAKLTGAYSLTMGAAAALGSALVVPVALSGAGWHGALLMLMAFPLLALLLWLPQWSQRPAGSLSGARALQNRGIWRSALAWQVTLFLGINSLIYYVIIGWLPAILQSHGYSETEAGSLHGLLQLATAAPGIVVPLILLRLKDQRGVAGLAAMMCAVSAAGLWFMPDMAVMWTLIFGFGSGATMILGLTFIGLRASSAHQAAALSGMAQSVGYLLAACGPPLMGKIHDANGDWRIPLLACALVSVIMAVCGMLAGRDREITPG; this is encoded by the coding sequence ATGACCCTTGCCCTTTCTGCCACCGGTAAACAGCGAGCGCTGTTGATCGCCGGAATTTTGCTGATTGCCACCTCGCTGCGGGTGACCTTTACCGGGGCCGCACCGCTGCTGGACGCTATCCGCACGGATTATGCCCTGACCACCGCCCAGACCGGGCTGCTCACCACCCTGCCCCTGCTGGCCTTTGCCCTGATCTCCCCGCTGGCGGCGGGTCTCGCCCGGCGTATTGGGATGGAGCGCAGCCTGTTTATCGCCCTGTTGCTGATTATTGCCGGGATCGCCCTGCGTTCGTTGCCCTCAGCGGCGCTGCTGTTTGGCGGCACCGCCGTCATTGGCTGCGGCATTGCGCTGGGCAACGTGCTGCTGCCAGGGCTTATCAAGCGCGATTTTCCCGGCCAGGTGGCAAAACTGACCGGGGCGTACTCCCTGACCATGGGGGCCGCCGCTGCGCTGGGCTCGGCGCTGGTGGTGCCCGTGGCCCTGAGCGGCGCGGGCTGGCACGGGGCATTGTTGATGCTAATGGCGTTTCCTTTGCTGGCGCTGTTGCTGTGGCTTCCGCAGTGGAGTCAGCGCCCCGCCGGTTCCCTGAGCGGCGCCCGCGCGCTGCAAAACCGGGGGATCTGGCGCTCTGCGCTCGCCTGGCAGGTGACGCTGTTTCTGGGGATCAACTCGCTGATTTACTATGTGATTATCGGCTGGCTTCCGGCGATCCTGCAGAGTCATGGCTACAGCGAAACCGAGGCGGGCTCCCTGCACGGGCTGTTACAGCTGGCGACCGCCGCGCCGGGAATTGTGGTGCCGTTGATCCTGCTTCGCCTGAAGGATCAGCGCGGTGTCGCCGGACTGGCGGCAATGATGTGCGCGGTGAGCGCGGCCGGGCTGTGGTTTATGCCGGATATGGCGGTGATGTGGACGCTAATATTTGGCTTTGGCTCCGGTGCCACCATGATCCTCGGCCTGACCTTTATCGGCCTGCGTGCCAGCTCGGCTCATCAGGCGGCGGCGCTTTCCGGGATGGCGCAGTCGGTCGGTTATCTGCTTGCCGCCTGTGGTCCACCGTTAATGGGTAAAATCCATGATGCCAACGGCGACTGGCGGATCCCACTGCTTGCCTGCGCGCTGGTGTCAGTCATCATGGCGGTGTGCGGTATGCTTGCCGGGCGTGACCGGGAGATCACACCGGGCTAA
- a CDS encoding CTP synthase, with the protein MELSPVKDTLRIALVGDYNHDVLAHQAIPLAIDDAAAVLDITADYDWLATTELTSPEDLVGYDALWLVPASPYKNTEAAFIAARYARENSVPFLGTCGGFQHALIEYARNVLGWEDAAHAETDTEGRMVIAPLTCSLVEVADTIELRANTLIAKAYGQEEIEEGYHCNYGVSAEFAQALEKGDMRVTGWDAQGEIRAVELVTHPFFVATLFQHERAALAGRPAPLVRALLRAAQNY; encoded by the coding sequence ATGGAACTCTCTCCGGTAAAAGATACCCTCCGAATTGCACTGGTCGGCGACTACAATCATGACGTGCTGGCTCACCAGGCGATCCCTCTGGCCATTGACGATGCCGCTGCGGTGCTGGACATTACCGCCGACTACGACTGGCTGGCGACCACCGAATTAACCAGCCCGGAAGACCTGGTCGGCTATGATGCTCTGTGGCTGGTTCCTGCAAGTCCGTATAAAAACACCGAAGCCGCGTTTATTGCCGCGCGCTATGCCCGTGAAAACAGCGTGCCTTTTCTGGGCACCTGCGGTGGATTCCAGCATGCGCTCATAGAATATGCGCGTAACGTGCTGGGCTGGGAAGATGCCGCCCACGCGGAAACCGATACCGAAGGCCGGATGGTGATTGCCCCGCTGACCTGCTCGCTGGTGGAGGTCGCCGATACCATCGAACTGCGCGCCAACACCCTGATCGCTAAAGCCTATGGTCAGGAAGAGATCGAGGAGGGCTATCACTGCAACTACGGCGTTTCGGCTGAGTTCGCGCAGGCGCTGGAGAAAGGCGATATGCGCGTCACCGGCTGGGACGCGCAGGGTGAGATCCGCGCCGTTGAGCTGGTAACGCATCCGTTCTTCGTGGCGACGCTGTTCCAGCACGAGCGCGCCGCCCTGGCCGGGCGTCCTGCGCCGCTGGTGCGGGCTCTGCTTCGCGCGGCGCAGAATTACTGA
- a CDS encoding AraC family transcriptional regulator, protein MIGLGLEGYDPDSQHDPAVAFHVRVVADEQRIPRHQHRKGQLILALHGAITCEVENAMWMVPPQFAVWIPGQLPHSNKATPSARLCFLFIEPDAVSLPDRCCTLKISPLVRELILTLAERSPDVQEPATRRLVEVLFDELPRQPQEQLQLPVSTHPKIRLMSDTMAQTPAEWQTLHQWARHFAMSERNLARLVVSETGLSFRRWRHQLQLIVALQGLISGQSVQQVAHHLGYDSTTAFITMFKKGLGQTPARYIASLATTFR, encoded by the coding sequence ATGATTGGCCTCGGCCTTGAGGGATACGATCCCGACAGCCAGCACGACCCGGCGGTGGCGTTTCATGTGCGCGTGGTGGCAGACGAGCAGCGCATCCCGCGCCACCAGCACCGCAAAGGACAGCTCATTCTGGCCCTGCATGGGGCCATCACCTGCGAAGTGGAAAATGCCATGTGGATGGTGCCGCCGCAGTTTGCCGTCTGGATCCCCGGCCAGCTACCGCACAGTAACAAGGCGACACCCAGCGCCCGACTCTGCTTTTTATTTATCGAACCCGACGCCGTGTCGCTGCCGGACCGCTGCTGCACGTTAAAAATTTCACCTCTGGTGCGGGAGCTGATCCTCACCCTGGCCGAGCGCAGCCCGGACGTGCAGGAGCCGGCGACCCGGCGGCTGGTGGAGGTGCTGTTTGATGAACTGCCCCGCCAGCCCCAGGAGCAGCTGCAGCTCCCGGTATCCACGCACCCCAAAATTCGCCTGATGAGCGACACCATGGCGCAAACGCCTGCCGAATGGCAGACGCTGCACCAGTGGGCGCGCCATTTTGCGATGAGCGAGCGCAACCTCGCCCGGCTGGTGGTCAGCGAAACCGGGCTCAGTTTTCGCCGCTGGCGGCATCAGCTTCAGCTGATTGTCGCCCTGCAGGGGCTGATTAGCGGGCAGTCGGTGCAGCAGGTGGCGCATCATCTGGGTTATGACTCCACCACGGCGTTTATCACCATGTTCAAAAAAGGGCTGGGACAAACCCCGGCCCGGTATATCGCCAGCCTCGCTACGACTTTCCGATAA
- a CDS encoding MDR family oxidoreductase encodes MFKSLLINKTDERYSAQLAEIAESELPQGDVEVNVDYSSINYKDALAITGRGPVVRHFPMVPGIDFAGTVSASSHPEYQAGDKVLLTGWGVGEKHWGGLSEKARVKGDWLTPLPAGANSKHVMAIGTAGFTAMLCVDALLNHGIKPEDGPVLVTGASGGVGSIAAMILASMGYRVTASTGRPEEAAWLYKTVGVDEIINRSELSCPGKPLQKERWAAAIDTVGSHTLCNACASVQYGSIVAACGMAQGMELMGNVAPFILRGVTLKGIDSVMLAKDKRVAIWQQAVQYLPESRLDSLTTVYPLSDAINVAEKLLNGGIRGRAVIQCS; translated from the coding sequence GTGTTTAAATCTTTATTAATCAACAAAACAGATGAACGCTATAGTGCGCAACTTGCTGAAATTGCAGAAAGTGAGCTGCCGCAAGGGGATGTAGAGGTCAATGTTGACTATTCATCCATTAATTACAAAGACGCACTGGCCATTACGGGCCGAGGGCCTGTCGTCCGGCACTTTCCAATGGTGCCTGGCATTGATTTTGCCGGTACGGTGTCCGCCAGTTCACATCCGGAATATCAGGCAGGAGATAAGGTTCTCCTGACCGGCTGGGGTGTGGGGGAAAAACACTGGGGCGGGCTGTCCGAAAAAGCACGGGTAAAAGGAGACTGGCTGACGCCGCTCCCGGCTGGCGCTAACAGCAAACACGTAATGGCAATCGGAACAGCTGGCTTTACCGCGATGCTGTGCGTCGACGCACTCCTGAATCATGGTATTAAGCCTGAAGATGGTCCGGTACTTGTTACCGGTGCCAGCGGCGGTGTCGGGAGTATTGCGGCCATGATCCTTGCATCAATGGGGTACCGCGTAACGGCGTCTACTGGTCGTCCGGAAGAAGCTGCCTGGCTCTATAAAACGGTCGGTGTGGACGAGATTATTAACCGTTCCGAGCTCTCCTGTCCCGGAAAACCGTTACAGAAAGAACGCTGGGCAGCCGCCATTGATACAGTCGGTAGCCACACGCTCTGTAATGCCTGTGCCAGTGTACAGTACGGCAGCATTGTTGCAGCCTGCGGCATGGCACAGGGTATGGAACTGATGGGGAATGTGGCACCGTTTATCCTGCGTGGCGTCACGCTGAAAGGGATTGACAGTGTCATGCTCGCGAAGGATAAAAGAGTGGCGATCTGGCAGCAGGCGGTACAGTATTTACCGGAGTCCAGACTGGATAGCCTGACCACCGTTTATCCGCTCAGTGATGCCATCAATGTGGCTGAAAAACTTCTGAATGGCGGAATTCGTGGCAGGGCAGTAATTCAGTGTAGCTAA
- a CDS encoding GlsB/YeaQ/YmgE family stress response membrane protein — protein MGIISWIIFGLIAGILAKWIMPGKDGGGFIVTVILGIIGAVVGGWISTLFGFGRVDGFNFGSFMVAVIGALVVLFIYRKVRS, from the coding sequence ATGGGAATCATATCCTGGATTATCTTTGGGCTTATCGCGGGTATTCTGGCTAAGTGGATCATGCCGGGCAAAGATGGCGGTGGATTCATCGTTACGGTCATTCTGGGGATCATCGGTGCCGTGGTCGGCGGCTGGATCAGTACCCTCTTCGGTTTCGGCAGGGTCGATGGCTTTAACTTCGGCAGCTTTATGGTCGCGGTAATTGGTGCGCTGGTAGTACTGTTCATTTACCGTAAGGTGAGAAGCTAA
- a CDS encoding DUF488 domain-containing protein → MIHCKRLYDEASQGDGYRILVDRLWPRGMKKEALACDEWCKTLAPSNELRKAFHSETIDFASFSEAYRQELALHEDEGRRIARLADKQTVTLLYGAKDPQQNHARVLAAWLREL, encoded by the coding sequence ATGATTCATTGCAAACGTCTTTATGACGAGGCCAGCCAGGGGGATGGTTACCGGATCCTGGTGGATCGGCTCTGGCCGCGGGGTATGAAAAAAGAGGCGCTGGCGTGTGATGAGTGGTGTAAGACGCTGGCGCCGTCAAATGAACTGCGCAAGGCATTTCATAGCGAGACGATCGACTTTGCCAGCTTCAGCGAAGCCTATCGTCAGGAGCTGGCATTACATGAGGATGAGGGACGGCGCATTGCCCGCCTGGCGGACAAGCAGACCGTGACGCTGCTCTACGGCGCAAAAGATCCGCAGCAGAATCACGCGCGGGTGTTAGCCGCCTGGCTACGCGAGCTGTAA
- a CDS encoding tail fiber domain-containing protein produces the protein MALRKDIVALAAADVKALSSESGGVVNGNVQVTGKMTVNAGGSVFTDIHTSAGGGCGVNAWRPESNNWIELNNVKNDTVEGNFVNYLTGSWYNGGWSIGGVRGSSTNIDRVQINANGGSSNLNSSFIFGANGNAGGGTWNNPSDERLKYNIKTIENPIEKMKSFHGKTFTYKKGDVDSAGYIAQEVKEVLPEVVGEDNDGFLTLNVAGVGALHHEAILALVERVEYLEAKLGLQPGEDKGPEETSEQPDVQQ, from the coding sequence ATGGCATTGAGAAAAGACATAGTAGCCCTGGCTGCGGCAGACGTAAAGGCACTGAGTAGTGAGTCCGGCGGTGTCGTAAACGGCAACGTGCAGGTAACTGGCAAAATGACGGTAAATGCCGGAGGCAGCGTATTTACAGACATTCACACCAGTGCGGGAGGTGGCTGCGGGGTTAATGCGTGGCGGCCTGAATCCAATAACTGGATTGAGCTAAACAACGTCAAAAATGACACCGTAGAAGGAAATTTTGTAAATTACCTAACTGGCAGCTGGTACAACGGCGGCTGGTCGATTGGTGGCGTAAGAGGCTCCAGCACTAATATAGACAGGGTGCAAATTAACGCTAACGGTGGATCATCAAATTTAAACTCTTCTTTTATCTTTGGTGCTAACGGCAACGCAGGCGGCGGGACATGGAACAACCCATCAGATGAGCGACTGAAATACAATATTAAAACCATTGAAAACCCCATCGAGAAGATGAAGTCATTTCATGGGAAGACGTTTACCTATAAGAAAGGTGATGTTGATTCTGCAGGGTATATCGCTCAGGAAGTGAAAGAGGTTCTACCGGAGGTTGTCGGTGAGGATAACGACGGATTCCTGACTCTAAACGTCGCGGGTGTTGGAGCGCTTCACCATGAGGCAATCCTGGCACTGGTTGAGCGCGTTGAATATCTGGAAGCGAAGCTTGGTTTGCAGCCAGGCGAGGATAAGGGGCCTGAAGAGACGAGCGAACAGCCGGATGTTCAGCAGTAA
- a CDS encoding phage tail tip fiber protein: protein MAALQQETTARVRGDQAEATARETLATQIRGGYTGDDPSKLASGLLYTERQARITAQEAEVTERKKLESTVNDNHAAVTQELATLTTEQEAQATTLSSLQTTVGKNTGDITRIDKAVVDNNKAQTTALAAVKATTDQNKTDISTETTARTDGDSALGRRIDSLKVDVDGNTASRDAGIIGNVTNALASFTAFSDQRVTFAVGETKTMAEITEARKTAADATSAVAEQVTSLKATVEQNGQTNAAAITRIDKAVTDLESATATSIQQVTAAIGDTNSAVQTTSQAVADINGKLSAQWGVKVQVEANGIKRIAGIQLGIDGTGASNFLISADTFAVYNPTTTGQELVFAATGGQMFLRSVLIQDGSIDNGKIGNYIQSSNWDGTGNVGWHINKSGYATFNGVTVRGTIYANAGEFRGTVYATNGEFRGTVYATDGDFQGTVYANKIVGNISESRMYPGFTQINGGSSTMNINYAGNPRMSVRVSIFFTINSYSSGTRFWINGDEKANRSPGQSFGISFDVAAGAPLTITLRASGNGEITTSPIIAIVTPQGTALN, encoded by the coding sequence ACGTGAGACGCTGGCGACGCAGATCCGGGGTGGTTATACCGGTGACGACCCGTCGAAGCTGGCATCGGGCCTGCTGTACACCGAACGCCAGGCGCGCATCACCGCGCAGGAAGCAGAGGTGACAGAGCGGAAGAAACTGGAATCGACCGTAAACGATAACCATGCAGCCGTTACTCAGGAGCTGGCGACGCTGACAACGGAGCAGGAGGCTCAGGCCACCACGCTTTCCAGTCTGCAGACGACGGTTGGCAAAAACACCGGTGATATTACACGCATCGATAAAGCGGTCGTTGATAACAACAAAGCGCAGACTACCGCGCTGGCTGCAGTTAAGGCCACGACCGACCAGAATAAGACGGATATCAGCACGGAAACCACGGCCCGCACGGATGGTGACAGCGCGCTGGGCCGCCGTATCGACAGTCTGAAAGTTGACGTGGACGGTAACACGGCCAGCCGGGACGCAGGGATTATCGGCAACGTTACCAATGCTCTCGCCAGCTTCACAGCGTTCTCGGATCAGCGCGTTACGTTCGCCGTTGGCGAAACGAAAACGATGGCCGAGATCACCGAAGCCCGGAAGACTGCAGCTGATGCCACAAGCGCCGTGGCGGAGCAGGTCACCTCGCTTAAGGCCACGGTTGAACAAAACGGCCAGACCAACGCTGCGGCCATTACGCGCATTGATAAAGCCGTTACGGATCTGGAGAGCGCCACGGCGACCAGCATTCAGCAGGTGACGGCGGCTATTGGTGATACCAACTCCGCAGTCCAGACGACCAGCCAGGCTGTTGCTGATATCAACGGCAAGCTGAGCGCGCAGTGGGGCGTTAAAGTCCAGGTGGAGGCGAACGGCATTAAACGCATCGCGGGTATCCAGCTGGGCATTGACGGTACAGGGGCCTCAAACTTCCTGATTTCTGCCGATACGTTCGCGGTTTATAACCCGACGACCACCGGTCAGGAGCTGGTTTTTGCGGCGACCGGCGGCCAGATGTTCCTGCGATCGGTGCTCATCCAGGACGGTTCCATCGATAACGGCAAGATCGGCAACTACATCCAGTCCAGTAACTGGGACGGGACCGGCAACGTTGGCTGGCATATCAATAAATCCGGGTATGCCACGTTCAACGGCGTGACTGTCCGGGGAACGATATACGCAAATGCAGGTGAGTTCAGAGGGACAGTTTATGCTACCAACGGTGAATTTAGAGGAACAGTTTACGCGACGGATGGAGATTTTCAGGGCACAGTTTATGCCAATAAGATCGTTGGTAATATTTCAGAGTCGAGAATGTATCCGGGCTTTACCCAAATTAATGGCGGCAGCTCGACAATGAATATCAACTATGCTGGAAACCCTCGCATGTCGGTCAGGGTTTCTATTTTCTTCACCATTAACTCTTATTCATCAGGAACGCGATTCTGGATTAATGGAGATGAAAAAGCCAACCGCTCGCCGGGTCAATCTTTCGGAATTTCATTTGACGTAGCGGCGGGAGCGCCTTTAACAATAACGCTCAGGGCATCCGGTAACGGGGAAATCACAACCAGCCCAATTATTGCAATCGTTACTCCGCAGGGTACAGCATTAAATTAA
- a CDS encoding YoaK family small membrane protein, with protein sequence MRLGILFPIVIFITAVIFLTWFFVGGYAAPGG encoded by the coding sequence ATGCGGCTTGGTATTCTGTTCCCGATCGTAATCTTTATTACGGCGGTGATTTTTTTAACGTGGTTTTTTGTCGGCGGCTACGCTGCGCCCGGGGGATAA
- a CDS encoding TetR/AcrR family transcriptional regulator, which produces MTGEIRGRGRPRKTESTYADTRNDLIRSGLELLTQNGFLSTGVDAIVKNASVPKGSFYYYFRSKEEYARTVLDAYDSFFVHKLKKHLHDSSGTPMMRLENFIDDACDGIKKYNFTRGCLVGNMMQESPGLPLSFIKQLQEILERWQALVASCLSDALSSGEILSDMNDTQLAAIFWSSWEGAVMRAKLYCSTQPVYDFWSFFKTSVRYQPSKDTTVAR; this is translated from the coding sequence ATGACTGGCGAAATTCGTGGGCGAGGCAGGCCACGAAAAACAGAAAGTACCTATGCTGATACCCGTAATGACCTGATCCGAAGCGGGCTTGAACTGCTCACGCAGAATGGTTTTCTTTCAACGGGAGTCGATGCCATTGTCAAAAATGCCAGTGTTCCTAAAGGCTCATTTTATTACTACTTCAGGAGCAAAGAAGAGTATGCCCGGACCGTTCTGGACGCCTATGACAGTTTCTTTGTGCATAAACTCAAAAAACATCTGCATGATTCATCCGGCACGCCAATGATGCGCCTGGAAAATTTCATCGACGATGCCTGCGACGGCATTAAAAAGTACAATTTCACCCGGGGCTGTCTGGTTGGCAATATGATGCAGGAGAGTCCGGGGCTTCCACTTTCCTTTATCAAACAGCTCCAGGAAATACTTGAGCGCTGGCAGGCACTTGTGGCGTCCTGCCTGTCCGACGCGTTATCTTCGGGCGAAATCCTCTCCGATATGAACGATACACAACTGGCGGCCATTTTCTGGAGTAGTTGGGAGGGAGCCGTGATGCGTGCCAAACTTTATTGTTCAACCCAGCCTGTGTACGACTTCTGGAGCTTTTTCAAAACGTCAGTACGCTATCAACCCTCTAAGGATACGACGGTTGCGCGGTAA
- a CDS encoding phage head spike fiber domain-containing protein, with translation MATLDDDLANAVTEGFRQAQIDIVNQDLILSGSGDVTVTLADGSKKTGPSWSKLITAANAAGTSAAAAKTSETNALASKNAAATSATNAATSEGNALASKNAAKTSETNAKTSETNAKTSENNAKTSETNAAASLAAAQLLTSVPYEAAPYPDVWVPLNDDMRLLAGFAPYDKLTISGQVLELPTKSATFTRLTTATYFDKCGVMQAAAINEPRFEREGLLMEGVGTNLYTYSEQWGTGSRVTTTNNSGDSPRGDKTMALLVEDTAGAEHYAQDRNINLTSGTIYCYSVFVKAHTNSRLLYLRVATGTTSGVFFDPVAGAFVGGAVGAQYLDRGFDDLGNGVYRVWMSLTAGATQSSVFRLQLAKDGVTASYTGDGVSGLYIWGAQLEAGPVPTSYIPTVASTVTRGADYWYLSPENVGYKTLATKFKRTVAFEIVVKGAGPASSNYVDVIRVSGVTNDIICRLSSANRLTSYRDGGGVFVPYVANVSGAYVHKIDGDEYSSYFNGNTSSRTQAPVNNTSAAGDISNTTGPSGTTFVYHIRNLRIWHRVLTLNQIKGLR, from the coding sequence ATGGCCACACTTGATGACGATTTAGCAAACGCCGTCACGGAAGGTTTTCGCCAGGCGCAAATTGATATCGTTAACCAGGACCTGATTTTATCGGGCTCCGGTGACGTCACCGTAACCCTTGCAGACGGTTCGAAAAAAACGGGGCCGAGCTGGTCGAAGCTGATCACAGCTGCGAACGCGGCAGGGACCAGCGCCGCCGCAGCCAAAACCAGTGAAACAAACGCCCTGGCTTCAAAAAACGCCGCAGCAACCAGTGCTACAAACGCGGCAACGTCAGAGGGGAATGCTCTCGCATCGAAGAACGCTGCCAAAACCAGCGAAACCAACGCCAAAACGTCTGAGACGAACGCGAAGACTTCAGAGAATAACGCTAAAACCAGTGAAACGAACGCCGCAGCATCACTGGCCGCCGCGCAGCTGCTGACATCCGTACCCTATGAGGCTGCGCCGTACCCGGATGTGTGGGTGCCGCTCAATGATGACATGCGCCTGCTGGCAGGGTTCGCGCCATATGACAAACTTACAATTTCCGGGCAGGTACTGGAGCTGCCAACAAAGTCAGCGACCTTTACCCGGTTAACCACTGCAACGTATTTTGATAAATGTGGTGTAATGCAGGCCGCCGCTATTAACGAGCCACGATTTGAGCGAGAAGGTTTGTTAATGGAAGGGGTAGGTACTAACTTATATACCTACTCCGAACAGTGGGGGACGGGTTCCCGAGTAACTACTACAAATAATAGTGGTGATTCTCCTCGCGGCGACAAGACGATGGCGCTGTTGGTAGAGGATACGGCGGGTGCGGAACATTATGCGCAAGACCGTAATATCAACTTAACGTCCGGTACGATATATTGTTATTCTGTATTTGTTAAAGCTCATACAAATTCTCGTCTTTTATATTTACGGGTTGCAACGGGAACTACATCTGGCGTTTTCTTTGACCCAGTTGCAGGAGCATTCGTCGGCGGTGCTGTCGGTGCGCAATACCTGGACCGTGGTTTTGATGATCTTGGAAATGGCGTTTATCGTGTTTGGATGTCGCTGACAGCTGGAGCGACTCAGAGTAGCGTTTTCCGTCTGCAACTTGCAAAAGACGGTGTAACGGCAAGTTATACCGGTGATGGTGTATCCGGTTTATATATCTGGGGAGCGCAATTAGAAGCTGGTCCTGTCCCTACTTCGTATATTCCAACTGTGGCATCCACAGTTACACGAGGGGCAGATTACTGGTATCTGTCCCCTGAGAATGTCGGATATAAAACGTTAGCAACTAAATTTAAACGTACTGTAGCTTTTGAAATTGTTGTGAAAGGTGCGGGGCCTGCATCAAGTAACTATGTTGATGTAATACGTGTTTCTGGCGTTACTAATGATATTATTTGTCGACTAAGTTCGGCAAACAGGCTTACGTCATATAGGGATGGCGGAGGGGTATTTGTACCTTACGTCGCTAACGTTTCCGGCGCCTATGTACATAAAATAGATGGAGATGAATATTCTTCGTACTTTAATGGAAACACTTCCTCCAGAACACAAGCACCAGTTAACAACACAAGCGCAGCGGGAGATATTTCAAATACGACAGGCCCTTCAGGAACTACTTTTGTTTACCATATTCGCAATCTCCGTATTTGGCATCGAGTGTTAACCCTTAATCAAATTAAAGGACTTCGTTGA